From Bacillus rossius redtenbacheri isolate Brsri chromosome 16, Brsri_v3, whole genome shotgun sequence, a single genomic window includes:
- the LOC134540477 gene encoding acetylcholine receptor subunit beta-like isoform X1 → MGVRLLLALCAVHAVHLVHPAVGADSCDSKLRPRSPQNELRDHLLCNYDFNRAALSTYEKNVTSASQFVVLNSIDYIEWGSRKEAIINTLQNWTWYDVRLIWNPNSYHGISSIWLDPQRIWTPDAMFVDLMESLEFAGGRCRVTSAGHVTCSATSAPRVACEAHLASWPHDGATCTLYQVAGDMALEKLDLNLDSEDAASKFSSAGYRPNRMWKLLKVDIEVLARGDDRRISSVLFLFRLQRRSALYGVIFLLPALVLPVLTLATYWVDPGSPARMRICCVDIFTHVYQLQALGYELPTGAECPRIILYYRDSMLAAGFTMLVAVVLQWLSSEAGDPPSWCARAASWLADRRYMRALLLVSGGDRSSPLEGREDVSPGEIAAADRSADANPHAWKLVIHIADRILFLAFASVYSILLLVRVL, encoded by the exons ATGGGCGTCCGACTCCTGCTGGCCTTGTGCGCGGTCCACGCGGTCCACCTGGTCCACCCGGCCGTCGGCG CAGACTCGTGTGATTCAAAACTTCGCCCCAGATCGCCCCAGAACGAGTTGAGAGATCATCTGCTGTGCAACTACGATTTCAACAGAGCTGCTTTGTCAACTTACGAAAAGAACGTTACTTCTGCGTCTCAATTTGTAGTGCTCAATAGCATAGACTAC ATTGAGTGGGGCAGTCGAAAAGAAGCGATAATAAATACGTTACAAAATTGG acttGGTATGACGTACGTCTGATTTGGAATCCCAACTCGTACCATGGAATCAGCTCTATCTGGTTGGACCCACAACGTATTTGGACGCCAGACGCCATGTTCGTCGACTT GATGGAGTCCCTGGAATTCGCCGGCGGCAGGTGCCGGGTGACGTCGGCGGGCCACGTGACCTGCTCGGCGACGTCGGCGCCGCGGGTGGCCTGCGAGGCGCACCTCGCCTCCTGGCCGCATGACGGCGCCACGTGCACCCTGTACCAGGTGGCGGGCGACATGGCGCTGGAGAAGCTGGACCTCAACCTGGACTCGGAGGACGCCGCGTCCAAG ttcAGCTCGGCGGGGTACAGGCCGAACCGCATGTGGAAGCTGCTGAAGGTGGACATCGAAGTCTTGGCGAGGGGCGACGACAGGCGGATATCATCGGTGTTGTTCCTCTTCAGGCTGCAGAGGCGGTCCGCTCTGTACGGCGTCATCTTTCTCCTCCCGGCACTGG TGCTCCCTGTTCTCACCCTGGCCACGTACTGGGTCGACCCGGGGAGCCCGGCGCGCATGCGCATCTGCTGCGTGGACATCTTCACCCACGTCTACCAGCTGCAGGCCCTGGGCTACGAGCTGCCGACCGGCGCGGAGTGCCCCAGGATAA TTCTGTACTACCGGGACTCGATGCTGGCGGCCGGGTTCACGATGCTTGTGGCGGTGGTGCTGCAGTGGCTTTCCTCCGAGGCGGgcgacccgccatcttggtgtgCGCGCGCCGCCTCGTGGCTCGCGGACAGGCGCTACATGCGGGCCCTGCTGCTGGTCTCG GGAGGGGATCGAAGCAGTCCACTCGAGGGTCGTGAAGACGTCTCGCCTGGAGAGATCGCCGCAGCAGACAGAAGCGCAGATGCAAATCCACACGCCTGGAAGCTCGTGATACACATCGCGGACCGAATATTGTTTCTCGCATTTGCTTCTGTATATTCCATTCTGCTGTTAGTTCGTGTTCTGTGA
- the LOC134540477 gene encoding acetylcholine receptor subunit beta-like isoform X2 — translation MGVRLLLALCAVHAVHLVHPAVGDSCDSKLRPRSPQNELRDHLLCNYDFNRAALSTYEKNVTSASQFVVLNSIDYIEWGSRKEAIINTLQNWTWYDVRLIWNPNSYHGISSIWLDPQRIWTPDAMFVDLMESLEFAGGRCRVTSAGHVTCSATSAPRVACEAHLASWPHDGATCTLYQVAGDMALEKLDLNLDSEDAASKFSSAGYRPNRMWKLLKVDIEVLARGDDRRISSVLFLFRLQRRSALYGVIFLLPALVLPVLTLATYWVDPGSPARMRICCVDIFTHVYQLQALGYELPTGAECPRIILYYRDSMLAAGFTMLVAVVLQWLSSEAGDPPSWCARAASWLADRRYMRALLLVSGGDRSSPLEGREDVSPGEIAAADRSADANPHAWKLVIHIADRILFLAFASVYSILLLVRVL, via the exons ATGGGCGTCCGACTCCTGCTGGCCTTGTGCGCGGTCCACGCGGTCCACCTGGTCCACCCGGCCGTCGGCG ACTCGTGTGATTCAAAACTTCGCCCCAGATCGCCCCAGAACGAGTTGAGAGATCATCTGCTGTGCAACTACGATTTCAACAGAGCTGCTTTGTCAACTTACGAAAAGAACGTTACTTCTGCGTCTCAATTTGTAGTGCTCAATAGCATAGACTAC ATTGAGTGGGGCAGTCGAAAAGAAGCGATAATAAATACGTTACAAAATTGG acttGGTATGACGTACGTCTGATTTGGAATCCCAACTCGTACCATGGAATCAGCTCTATCTGGTTGGACCCACAACGTATTTGGACGCCAGACGCCATGTTCGTCGACTT GATGGAGTCCCTGGAATTCGCCGGCGGCAGGTGCCGGGTGACGTCGGCGGGCCACGTGACCTGCTCGGCGACGTCGGCGCCGCGGGTGGCCTGCGAGGCGCACCTCGCCTCCTGGCCGCATGACGGCGCCACGTGCACCCTGTACCAGGTGGCGGGCGACATGGCGCTGGAGAAGCTGGACCTCAACCTGGACTCGGAGGACGCCGCGTCCAAG ttcAGCTCGGCGGGGTACAGGCCGAACCGCATGTGGAAGCTGCTGAAGGTGGACATCGAAGTCTTGGCGAGGGGCGACGACAGGCGGATATCATCGGTGTTGTTCCTCTTCAGGCTGCAGAGGCGGTCCGCTCTGTACGGCGTCATCTTTCTCCTCCCGGCACTGG TGCTCCCTGTTCTCACCCTGGCCACGTACTGGGTCGACCCGGGGAGCCCGGCGCGCATGCGCATCTGCTGCGTGGACATCTTCACCCACGTCTACCAGCTGCAGGCCCTGGGCTACGAGCTGCCGACCGGCGCGGAGTGCCCCAGGATAA TTCTGTACTACCGGGACTCGATGCTGGCGGCCGGGTTCACGATGCTTGTGGCGGTGGTGCTGCAGTGGCTTTCCTCCGAGGCGGgcgacccgccatcttggtgtgCGCGCGCCGCCTCGTGGCTCGCGGACAGGCGCTACATGCGGGCCCTGCTGCTGGTCTCG GGAGGGGATCGAAGCAGTCCACTCGAGGGTCGTGAAGACGTCTCGCCTGGAGAGATCGCCGCAGCAGACAGAAGCGCAGATGCAAATCCACACGCCTGGAAGCTCGTGATACACATCGCGGACCGAATATTGTTTCTCGCATTTGCTTCTGTATATTCCATTCTGCTGTTAGTTCGTGTTCTGTGA
- the LOC134540477 gene encoding neuronal acetylcholine receptor subunit beta-2-like isoform X5, which produces MGVRLLLALCAVHAVHLVHPAVGADSCDSKLRPRSPQNELRDHLLCNYDFNRAALSTYEKNVTSASQFVVLNSIDYIEWGSRKEAIINTLQNWTWYDVRLIWNPNSYHGISSIWLDPQRIWTPDAMFVDLMESLEFAGGRCRVTSAGHVTCSATSAPRVACEAHLASWPHDGATCTLYQVAGDMALEKLDLNLDSEDAASKFSSAGYRPNRMWKLLKVDIEVLARGDDRRISSVLFLFRLQRRSALYGVIFLLPALVLPVLTLATYWVDPGSPARMRICCVDIFTHVYQLQALGYELPTGAECPRIMAFLRGGRPAILVCARRLVARGQALHAGPAAGLGRGSKQSTRGS; this is translated from the exons ATGGGCGTCCGACTCCTGCTGGCCTTGTGCGCGGTCCACGCGGTCCACCTGGTCCACCCGGCCGTCGGCG CAGACTCGTGTGATTCAAAACTTCGCCCCAGATCGCCCCAGAACGAGTTGAGAGATCATCTGCTGTGCAACTACGATTTCAACAGAGCTGCTTTGTCAACTTACGAAAAGAACGTTACTTCTGCGTCTCAATTTGTAGTGCTCAATAGCATAGACTAC ATTGAGTGGGGCAGTCGAAAAGAAGCGATAATAAATACGTTACAAAATTGG acttGGTATGACGTACGTCTGATTTGGAATCCCAACTCGTACCATGGAATCAGCTCTATCTGGTTGGACCCACAACGTATTTGGACGCCAGACGCCATGTTCGTCGACTT GATGGAGTCCCTGGAATTCGCCGGCGGCAGGTGCCGGGTGACGTCGGCGGGCCACGTGACCTGCTCGGCGACGTCGGCGCCGCGGGTGGCCTGCGAGGCGCACCTCGCCTCCTGGCCGCATGACGGCGCCACGTGCACCCTGTACCAGGTGGCGGGCGACATGGCGCTGGAGAAGCTGGACCTCAACCTGGACTCGGAGGACGCCGCGTCCAAG ttcAGCTCGGCGGGGTACAGGCCGAACCGCATGTGGAAGCTGCTGAAGGTGGACATCGAAGTCTTGGCGAGGGGCGACGACAGGCGGATATCATCGGTGTTGTTCCTCTTCAGGCTGCAGAGGCGGTCCGCTCTGTACGGCGTCATCTTTCTCCTCCCGGCACTGG TGCTCCCTGTTCTCACCCTGGCCACGTACTGGGTCGACCCGGGGAGCCCGGCGCGCATGCGCATCTGCTGCGTGGACATCTTCACCCACGTCTACCAGCTGCAGGCCCTGGGCTACGAGCTGCCGACCGGCGCGGAGTGCCCCAGGATAA TGGCTTTCCTCCGAGGCGGgcgacccgccatcttggtgtgCGCGCGCCGCCTCGTGGCTCGCGGACAGGCGCTACATGCGGGCCCTGCTGCTGGTCTCG GGAGGGGATCGAAGCAGTCCACTCGAGGGTCGTGA
- the LOC134540477 gene encoding uncharacterized protein LOC134540477 isoform X4 translates to MGVRLLLALCAVHAVHLVHPAVGADSCDSKLRPRSPQNELRDHLLCNYDFNRAALSTYEKNVTSASQFVVLNSIDYIEWGSRKEAIINTLQNWTWYDVRLIWNPNSYHGISSIWLDPQRIWTPDAMFVDLMESLEFAGGRCRVTSAGHVTCSATSAPRVACEAHLASWPHDGATCTLYQVAGDMALEKLDLNLDSEDAASKLGGVQAEPHVEAAEGGHRSLGEGRRQADIIGVVPLQAAEAVRSVRRHLSPPGTGAPCSHPGHVLGRPGEPGAHAHLLRGHLHPRLPAAGPGLRAADRRGVPQDNSVLPGLDAGGRVHDACGGGAAVAFLRGGRPAILVCARRLVARGQALHAGPAAGLGRGSKQSTRGS, encoded by the exons ATGGGCGTCCGACTCCTGCTGGCCTTGTGCGCGGTCCACGCGGTCCACCTGGTCCACCCGGCCGTCGGCG CAGACTCGTGTGATTCAAAACTTCGCCCCAGATCGCCCCAGAACGAGTTGAGAGATCATCTGCTGTGCAACTACGATTTCAACAGAGCTGCTTTGTCAACTTACGAAAAGAACGTTACTTCTGCGTCTCAATTTGTAGTGCTCAATAGCATAGACTAC ATTGAGTGGGGCAGTCGAAAAGAAGCGATAATAAATACGTTACAAAATTGG acttGGTATGACGTACGTCTGATTTGGAATCCCAACTCGTACCATGGAATCAGCTCTATCTGGTTGGACCCACAACGTATTTGGACGCCAGACGCCATGTTCGTCGACTT GATGGAGTCCCTGGAATTCGCCGGCGGCAGGTGCCGGGTGACGTCGGCGGGCCACGTGACCTGCTCGGCGACGTCGGCGCCGCGGGTGGCCTGCGAGGCGCACCTCGCCTCCTGGCCGCATGACGGCGCCACGTGCACCCTGTACCAGGTGGCGGGCGACATGGCGCTGGAGAAGCTGGACCTCAACCTGGACTCGGAGGACGCCGCGTCCAAG CTCGGCGGGGTACAGGCCGAACCGCATGTGGAAGCTGCTGAAGGTGGACATCGAAGTCTTGGCGAGGGGCGACGACAGGCGGATATCATCGGTGTTGTTCCTCTTCAGGCTGCAGAGGCGGTCCGCTCTGTACGGCGTCATCTTTCTCCTCCCGGCACTGG TGCTCCCTGTTCTCACCCTGGCCACGTACTGGGTCGACCCGGGGAGCCCGGCGCGCATGCGCATCTGCTGCGTGGACATCTTCACCCACGTCTACCAGCTGCAGGCCCTGGGCTACGAGCTGCCGACCGGCGCGGAGTGCCCCAGGATAA TTCTGTACTACCGGGACTCGATGCTGGCGGCCGGGTTCACGATGCTTGTGGCGGTGGTGCTGCAGTGGCTTTCCTCCGAGGCGGgcgacccgccatcttggtgtgCGCGCGCCGCCTCGTGGCTCGCGGACAGGCGCTACATGCGGGCCCTGCTGCTGGTCTCG GGAGGGGATCGAAGCAGTCCACTCGAGGGTCGTGA
- the LOC134540477 gene encoding uncharacterized protein LOC134540477 isoform X3, translating to MGVRLLLALCAVHAVHLVHPAVGADSCDSKLRPRSPQNELRDHLLCNYDFNRAALSTYEKNVTSASQFVVLNSIDYIEWGSRKEAIINTLQNWTWYDVRLIWNPNSYHGISSIWLDPQRIWTPDAMFVDLMESLEFAGGRCRVTSAGHVTCSATSAPRVACEAHLASWPHDGATCTLYQVAGDMALEKLDLNLDSEDAASKLGGVQAEPHVEAAEGGHRSLGEGRRQADIIGVVPLQAAEAVRSVRRHLSPPGTGAPCSHPGHVLGRPGEPGAHAHLLRGHLHPRLPAAGPGLRAADRRGVPQDNGFPPRRATRHLGVRAPPRGSRTGATCGPCCWSREGIEAVHSRVVKTSRLERSPQQTEAQMQIHTPGSS from the exons ATGGGCGTCCGACTCCTGCTGGCCTTGTGCGCGGTCCACGCGGTCCACCTGGTCCACCCGGCCGTCGGCG CAGACTCGTGTGATTCAAAACTTCGCCCCAGATCGCCCCAGAACGAGTTGAGAGATCATCTGCTGTGCAACTACGATTTCAACAGAGCTGCTTTGTCAACTTACGAAAAGAACGTTACTTCTGCGTCTCAATTTGTAGTGCTCAATAGCATAGACTAC ATTGAGTGGGGCAGTCGAAAAGAAGCGATAATAAATACGTTACAAAATTGG acttGGTATGACGTACGTCTGATTTGGAATCCCAACTCGTACCATGGAATCAGCTCTATCTGGTTGGACCCACAACGTATTTGGACGCCAGACGCCATGTTCGTCGACTT GATGGAGTCCCTGGAATTCGCCGGCGGCAGGTGCCGGGTGACGTCGGCGGGCCACGTGACCTGCTCGGCGACGTCGGCGCCGCGGGTGGCCTGCGAGGCGCACCTCGCCTCCTGGCCGCATGACGGCGCCACGTGCACCCTGTACCAGGTGGCGGGCGACATGGCGCTGGAGAAGCTGGACCTCAACCTGGACTCGGAGGACGCCGCGTCCAAG CTCGGCGGGGTACAGGCCGAACCGCATGTGGAAGCTGCTGAAGGTGGACATCGAAGTCTTGGCGAGGGGCGACGACAGGCGGATATCATCGGTGTTGTTCCTCTTCAGGCTGCAGAGGCGGTCCGCTCTGTACGGCGTCATCTTTCTCCTCCCGGCACTGG TGCTCCCTGTTCTCACCCTGGCCACGTACTGGGTCGACCCGGGGAGCCCGGCGCGCATGCGCATCTGCTGCGTGGACATCTTCACCCACGTCTACCAGCTGCAGGCCCTGGGCTACGAGCTGCCGACCGGCGCGGAGTGCCCCAGGATAA TGGCTTTCCTCCGAGGCGGgcgacccgccatcttggtgtgCGCGCGCCGCCTCGTGGCTCGCGGACAGGCGCTACATGCGGGCCCTGCTGCTGGTCTCG GGAGGGGATCGAAGCAGTCCACTCGAGGGTCGTGAAGACGTCTCGCCTGGAGAGATCGCCGCAGCAGACAGAAGCGCAGATGCAAATCCACACGCCTGGAAGCTCGTGA